In a genomic window of Streptococcus mitis NCTC 12261:
- the malQ gene encoding 4-alpha-glucanotransferase encodes MKKRQSGVLMHISSLPGAYGIGSFGKSAYDFVDFLVRTKQRYWQILPLGTTSYGDSPYQSFSAFAGNTHFIDLDILVEQGLLQASDLEGVDFGSDASEVDYAKIYYARRPLLEKAVKRFLEVGDVKDFEKFAQDNQSWLELFAEYMAIKEHFDNLAWTEWPDADARARKASALESYREQLADKLVYHRVTQYFFFQQWLKLKAYANDNHIEIVGDMPIYVAEDSSDMWANPHLFKTDVNGKATCIAGCPPDEFSATGQLWGNPIYDWEAMDKDGYKWWIERLRESFKIYDIVRIDHFRGFESYWEIPAGSDTAAPGEWVKGPGYKLFAAVKEELGELNIIAEDLGFMTDEVIELRERTGFPGMKILQFAFNPEDESIDSPHLAPANSVMYTGTHDNNTVLGWYRNEIDDATREYMARYTNRKEYETVPHAMLRTVFSSVSFMAIATMQDLLELDEAARMNFPSTLGGNWSWRMTEDQLTPAVEEGLLDLTTIYRRINENLVELKK; translated from the coding sequence ATGAAAAAACGTCAAAGTGGTGTGTTGATGCACATTTCTTCTCTTCCAGGGGCATACGGAATCGGATCATTTGGTAAAAGTGCTTACGACTTCGTTGATTTCTTGGTTCGCACAAAACAACGTTACTGGCAAATCCTTCCACTAGGAACAACTAGTTACGGAGATTCTCCTTACCAATCTTTCTCAGCCTTTGCAGGGAACACTCATTTTATCGATTTAGATATCTTGGTGGAACAAGGCTTGTTGCAAGCAAGTGACCTTGAAGGGGTTGACTTTGGTAGCGATGCATCTGAAGTTGACTATGCGAAAATCTACTATGCACGTCGTCCTCTTTTAGAAAAAGCGGTAAAACGTTTCTTGGAAGTAGGAGATGTTAAAGATTTTGAGAAATTTGCTCAAGACAACCAATCATGGCTTGAACTCTTTGCAGAGTATATGGCTATCAAAGAGCATTTTGACAATCTTGCTTGGACTGAATGGCCAGATGCAGATGCTCGTGCTCGTAAAGCTTCAGCACTTGAAAGCTACCGTGAGCAATTGGCAGACAAGTTGGTATACCACCGTGTGACTCAATACTTCTTCTTCCAACAATGGTTGAAATTGAAAGCTTACGCTAACGACAACCACATCGAAATCGTTGGAGACATGCCAATCTACGTAGCGGAAGATTCAAGCGATATGTGGGCAAATCCACATCTCTTCAAGACTGATGTCAATGGTAAGGCTACTTGCATCGCAGGATGCCCACCAGATGAATTTTCTGCAACTGGTCAGCTTTGGGGTAACCCAATCTATGACTGGGAAGCAATGGACAAAGACGGCTACAAATGGTGGATTGAACGCTTGCGTGAAAGCTTCAAAATCTACGACATCGTTCGTATTGACCACTTCCGTGGCTTCGAATCTTACTGGGAAATCCCTGCTGGTTCTGATACAGCAGCACCTGGTGAGTGGGTGAAAGGCCCTGGCTACAAGCTTTTTGCAGCCGTTAAGGAAGAACTTGGTGAGTTAAACATCATCGCAGAAGATCTTGGTTTCATGACAGACGAAGTTATCGAATTGCGTGAACGTACGGGCTTCCCAGGAATGAAGATTCTTCAATTTGCATTCAACCCAGAAGACGAAAGCATCGATAGCCCACACTTGGCACCTGCTAACTCAGTTATGTACACAGGAACACACGATAACAATACGGTCCTTGGTTGGTACCGTAACGAGATCGATGATGCGACTCGTGAATACATGGCTCGCTACACTAACCGTAAAGAATACGAAACAGTGCCACATGCTATGCTTCGTACAGTCTTTTCATCAGTTAGCTTCATGGCAATTGCAACTATGCAAGATTTGCTAGAATTGGATGAGGCAGCTCGTATGAACTTCCCATCTACTCTTGGTGGAAACTGGTCTTGGCGTATGACTGAAGATCAATTGACACCAGCTGTCGAGGAAGGCTTGCTTGACTTGACAACAATCTATCGCCGAATCAATGAAAATTTGGTGGAATTAAAGAAATAA